The following are encoded in a window of Mycobacterium vicinigordonae genomic DNA:
- a CDS encoding crotonase/enoyl-CoA hydratase family protein, translating into MSDLVRVRRSGPVTTVSINRPEARNAVNGPTAAALYTAFEQFDRDESASVAILRGEGGTFCAGADLKAFGTPQANSVHRSGPGPMGPSRMMLSKPVIAAVDGYAVAGGLELALWCDLRVAEQDAVFGVFCRRWGVPLIDGGTVRLPRLIGHSRAMDMILTGRPVKADEALAIGLANRVVPNGQALDAAQQLASELAALPQQCLRSDRLSAIHQWGLPESAAMDLEFASISRVAAESLEGASRFAAGAGRHGAPAD; encoded by the coding sequence ATGAGCGATCTGGTACGTGTGCGGCGCAGTGGCCCGGTGACCACGGTGAGCATCAACCGGCCCGAGGCGCGCAACGCGGTCAACGGTCCGACGGCGGCCGCGCTGTATACCGCGTTCGAACAATTCGACCGCGACGAGTCCGCCTCGGTCGCGATTCTGCGTGGTGAAGGTGGAACATTCTGTGCGGGAGCGGATTTGAAGGCGTTCGGCACACCGCAAGCCAATTCCGTGCACCGCAGCGGGCCCGGCCCGATGGGGCCGTCGCGGATGATGCTGTCCAAACCGGTGATCGCCGCGGTGGACGGTTACGCCGTGGCGGGGGGTTTGGAGCTGGCCTTGTGGTGTGATCTGCGGGTGGCCGAGCAGGACGCGGTGTTCGGCGTTTTCTGCCGCCGCTGGGGGGTGCCGCTGATCGACGGTGGCACCGTGCGGCTGCCGCGGTTGATCGGGCACAGCCGGGCGATGGACATGATTCTCACTGGCCGCCCGGTCAAGGCCGACGAAGCATTGGCGATCGGGCTGGCCAACCGGGTGGTGCCCAACGGGCAAGCGCTTGACGCGGCGCAACAGTTGGCATCCGAACTGGCCGCGCTGCCGCAGCAGTGTTTGCGTTCCGACCGGCTCTCAGCAATCCATCAATGGGGACTGCCCGAGTCTGCGGCGATGGACCTCGAGTTCGCCAGCATCTCTCGGGTGGCCGCCGAGTCGCTGGAGGGTGCGTCCCGGTTCGCCGCCGGAGCCGGTCGACACGGCGCTCCCGCCGACTAG
- a CDS encoding DUF3060 domain-containing protein has translation MRANTTAFPQRVTRLAALLGALSIAGAAAVVGCSSTATPPGGSSSTSSSTKSSTATSSGTAETSTEENGPTLSTSVQVGNTVVYAYKGQTATISCEEGKSLNVTGSDNTLTVNGSCENVSVGGMKNNITIDNVKTRITVLGMDNTITYKNGDPKVDKIGPNNTVTKG, from the coding sequence ATGCGCGCCAACACAACTGCTTTCCCCCAGCGGGTGACGCGGCTGGCAGCACTACTCGGCGCGCTGTCCATCGCCGGCGCGGCTGCAGTGGTCGGGTGCAGTTCGACCGCCACCCCGCCAGGCGGCAGCAGCTCGACGTCGTCTTCGACCAAGTCGTCCACGGCGACCAGCAGCGGGACCGCGGAGACGAGCACCGAGGAGAACGGCCCCACCCTGAGCACCTCGGTGCAGGTGGGCAACACCGTGGTCTACGCATACAAGGGGCAGACCGCCACCATCTCGTGCGAAGAGGGCAAGTCGTTGAACGTCACCGGGTCCGACAACACCCTGACCGTCAACGGCAGCTGCGAGAACGTCAGCGTCGGCGGCATGAAGAACAACATCACCATCGACAACGTCAAGACCCGCATCACTGTGCTCGGGATGGACAACACCATCACCTACAAGAATGGCGACCCGAAGGTCGACAAGATCGGCCCCAACAACACCGTCACAAAGGGTTAA
- a CDS encoding DUF3060 domain-containing protein: protein MRWTTAAAALAIGVISIAAVSAAPAPVAHAKNGDTHVTGQGVETTIDCNDSTLIVNGTSNIVTAKGTCWAVTMMGTSNTVIADTVVNDITVYGYDGTVFFHNGDPFIWDRGRELGMTNRIQRVGA, encoded by the coding sequence GTGAGATGGACAACCGCCGCCGCAGCACTGGCTATCGGCGTGATAAGCATTGCTGCCGTCTCGGCCGCCCCGGCCCCAGTCGCGCATGCCAAGAACGGCGACACCCACGTCACCGGACAGGGTGTCGAGACGACGATCGACTGCAATGACTCCACGCTCATCGTCAACGGGACCTCGAACATCGTCACCGCCAAGGGAACCTGCTGGGCGGTCACGATGATGGGGACGTCCAACACCGTCATCGCCGACACCGTGGTCAACGACATCACCGTCTACGGCTACGACGGCACGGTGTTCTTCCACAACGGCGACCCGTTCATCTGGGATCGCGGTCGCGAATTGGGCATGACCAACCGGATCCAGCGCGTCGGCGCCTGA
- a CDS encoding TetR/AcrR family transcriptional regulator, whose translation MAAQPDPPSAGVRARGGKSGTRHAKLSREGIVDGALTFLDREGWDSLTINALATQLGTKGPSLYNHVDSLEDLRRAVRIRVIDDIITMLNRVGEGRARDDAVLVMAGAYRSYAHHHPGRYSAFTRMPFGGEDPEYSAATKGAAAPVIAVLSSYGLVGEDAFYAALEFWSAMHGFVLLEMTGVMDGIDTDAVFSDMVLRLAASMDTRSAVSADRDVIGT comes from the coding sequence ATGGCAGCTCAGCCGGATCCACCGTCAGCCGGTGTCCGCGCGCGCGGCGGGAAGTCCGGGACCCGGCACGCCAAGCTGAGCCGCGAGGGCATCGTCGATGGTGCTCTGACGTTCCTGGACCGCGAGGGCTGGGATTCGCTGACCATCAACGCGCTGGCGACCCAACTCGGGACCAAGGGGCCGTCGCTGTACAACCACGTGGACAGCCTCGAGGACCTGCGTCGGGCGGTGCGCATCCGGGTGATCGACGACATCATCACGATGCTGAACCGGGTCGGCGAAGGCCGCGCCCGCGACGACGCGGTGCTGGTCATGGCCGGCGCCTACCGCAGCTATGCCCACCACCACCCCGGCAGGTACTCGGCCTTTACCCGGATGCCCTTCGGCGGCGAGGACCCCGAGTACTCAGCCGCGACAAAGGGTGCCGCGGCGCCGGTCATCGCGGTGTTGTCGTCGTACGGTCTGGTCGGCGAGGACGCCTTCTACGCGGCGTTGGAGTTCTGGTCGGCAATGCACGGCTTCGTGCTGCTGGAGATGACCGGAGTAATGGACGGTATCGACACCGACGCCGTCTTCTCCGACATGGTGCTGCGGCTGGCCGCCAGCATGGACACGCGCAGCGCCGTATCCGCTGATCGGGACGTGATCGGGACGTGA
- the rpsL gene encoding 30S ribosomal protein S12, translated as MPTIQQLVRKGRRDKIAKVKTAALKGSPQRRGVCTRVYTTTPKKPNSALRKVARVKLTSQVEVTAYIPGEGHNLQEHSMVLVRGGRVKDLPGVRYKIIRGSLDTQGVKNRKQARSRYGAKKEKS; from the coding sequence ATGCCAACCATCCAGCAGCTGGTCCGCAAGGGTCGTCGCGACAAGATCGCCAAGGTCAAGACCGCGGCTCTCAAAGGCAGCCCGCAGCGTCGTGGCGTGTGCACTCGCGTGTACACCACCACCCCGAAGAAGCCGAACTCGGCGCTTCGGAAGGTCGCCCGTGTGAAGCTGACCAGCCAGGTTGAGGTTACGGCCTACATCCCGGGTGAGGGCCACAACTTGCAGGAGCACTCGATGGTGCTGGTGCGTGGTGGCCGAGTGAAAGACCTGCCCGGCGTGCGCTACAAGATCATCCGCGGTTCGCTCGACACCCAGGGCGTCAAGAACCGCAAGCAGGCTCGCAGCCGCTACGGCGCCAAGAAGGAGAAGAGCTAA
- the rpsG gene encoding 30S ribosomal protein S7 yields the protein MPRKGPAPKRPLVNDPVYGSQLVTQLVNKVLLQGKKSLAERIVYGALEQARDKTGTDPVITLKRALDNVKPALEVRSRRVGGATYQVPVEVRPDRSTTLALRWLVSFSRQRREKTMVERLANEILDASNGLGASVKRREDTHKMAEANRAFAHYRW from the coding sequence ATGCCGCGCAAGGGGCCCGCACCCAAGCGTCCGTTGGTCAACGACCCCGTCTACGGGTCGCAGCTGGTCACCCAGCTGGTGAACAAAGTTCTGCTGCAGGGGAAGAAATCGCTGGCTGAGCGCATTGTTTATGGTGCGCTCGAGCAAGCCCGCGACAAGACCGGCACCGATCCGGTGATCACCCTCAAGCGGGCTTTGGACAACGTCAAGCCCGCTCTGGAGGTGCGCAGCCGCCGTGTTGGTGGTGCCACCTACCAGGTGCCCGTCGAGGTGCGTCCAGACCGGTCCACCACGCTGGCGCTGCGCTGGCTCGTCAGCTTCTCGCGGCAGCGCCGGGAGAAGACGATGGTCGAGCGGCTGGCCAACGAGATCTTGGATGCCAGCAACGGCCTGGGTGCCTCCGTCAAGCGGCGCGAGGACACCCACAAGATGGCCGAAGCAAACCGCGCCTTCGCGCACTATCGCTGGTGA
- the fusA gene encoding elongation factor G, producing the protein MAQKDVLTDLSKVRNIGIMAHIDAGKTTTTERILYYTGISYKIGEVHDGAATMDWMEQEQERGITITSAATTTFWKDHQINLIDTPGHVDFTVEVERSLRVLDGAVAVFDGKEGVEPQSEQVWRQADKYDVPRICFVNKMDKIGADFYFSVRTMEERLGANVIPVQLPIGSEGDFEGIVDLVEMNAKVWRGETKLGETYDTIEIPEDLAEQADEYRTKLLEAVAETDEALLEKYLGGEELTVEEIKAALRKLTITSEAYPVLCGSAFKNKGVQPMLDAVVDYLPSPLDVPPAVGHVPGKEDEEITRNPSTDEPFAALAFKVAAHPFFGKLTYVRVYSGKVDSGSQVINATKGKKERLGKLFQMHSNKENPVDTASAGHIYAVIGLKDTTTGDTLCDPNNQIVLESMTFPDPVIEVAIEPKTKSDQEKLSLSIQKLAEEDPTFKVHLDQETGQTVIGGMGELHLDILVDRMRREFKVEANVGKPQVAYKETIRRKVENVEFTHKKQTGGSGQFAKVQISLEPFTSEDGATYEFESKVTGGRIPREYIPSVDAGAQDAMQYGVLAGYPLVNLKVTLLDGAFHEVDSSEMAFKIAGSQVLKKAAQQAQPVILEPIMAVEVTTPEDYMGDVIGDLNSRRGQIQAMEERAGARVVKAHVPLSEMFGYVGDLRSKTQGRANYSMVFDSYAEVPANVSKEIIAKATGE; encoded by the coding sequence GTGGCACAGAAGGACGTGCTGACCGACCTGAGCAAGGTCCGCAACATCGGCATCATGGCGCACATCGATGCCGGCAAGACCACGACCACCGAGCGCATCCTCTACTACACCGGCATCAGCTACAAGATCGGTGAGGTGCACGACGGTGCCGCCACCATGGACTGGATGGAGCAGGAGCAGGAGCGGGGTATCACCATCACCTCGGCTGCCACCACGACGTTCTGGAAAGACCACCAGATCAACCTGATCGACACCCCTGGGCACGTCGACTTCACCGTCGAGGTGGAGCGTTCGCTGCGGGTGCTGGACGGCGCCGTTGCAGTCTTCGACGGCAAAGAGGGCGTGGAGCCGCAGTCCGAGCAGGTTTGGCGGCAGGCGGACAAGTACGACGTGCCGCGCATCTGCTTCGTCAACAAGATGGACAAGATTGGCGCGGACTTCTACTTCTCGGTCCGGACGATGGAAGAGCGCTTGGGCGCCAACGTTATTCCGGTCCAGTTACCGATCGGCTCGGAGGGCGACTTCGAGGGCATCGTCGACCTAGTCGAGATGAACGCCAAGGTGTGGCGGGGCGAGACCAAGCTGGGCGAGACCTACGACACCATCGAGATCCCGGAAGACCTGGCCGAGCAGGCCGATGAGTACCGCACCAAGCTGCTCGAGGCCGTCGCCGAGACCGACGAGGCGCTATTGGAGAAGTACCTGGGCGGCGAGGAGCTCACCGTCGAGGAGATCAAGGCTGCGCTGCGCAAGCTGACGATCACCTCCGAGGCCTACCCGGTCCTGTGTGGCAGCGCGTTCAAGAACAAGGGCGTGCAGCCCATGCTCGACGCGGTCGTCGACTACCTGCCGTCCCCGCTGGACGTGCCGCCGGCCGTCGGACACGTGCCTGGCAAAGAAGACGAAGAGATCACCCGCAACCCGTCCACCGACGAGCCCTTCGCCGCGCTGGCGTTCAAGGTGGCCGCGCACCCGTTCTTCGGCAAGCTCACCTACGTCCGGGTGTACTCGGGCAAGGTCGACTCCGGCTCGCAGGTCATCAACGCCACCAAGGGCAAGAAGGAGCGGCTCGGCAAGCTGTTCCAGATGCACTCCAACAAGGAGAACCCGGTGGACACGGCCTCAGCCGGCCATATCTACGCGGTGATCGGTCTGAAGGACACCACCACCGGTGACACCCTGTGCGACCCGAACAACCAGATCGTGCTGGAGTCGATGACCTTCCCCGATCCAGTGATCGAGGTGGCGATCGAGCCCAAGACCAAGAGTGACCAGGAAAAGCTGAGCCTGTCGATCCAGAAGCTCGCCGAAGAGGACCCCACCTTCAAGGTGCACCTGGATCAGGAGACCGGCCAGACCGTGATCGGCGGGATGGGCGAGTTGCACCTGGACATCCTGGTGGACCGGATGCGCCGCGAGTTCAAGGTCGAGGCCAACGTCGGCAAGCCGCAGGTGGCCTACAAGGAGACCATCCGGCGCAAGGTGGAGAACGTCGAGTTCACCCACAAGAAGCAGACCGGTGGCTCGGGCCAGTTCGCCAAGGTGCAGATCAGTTTGGAGCCCTTCACCAGCGAGGACGGCGCCACCTACGAGTTCGAGAGCAAGGTCACCGGTGGGCGTATTCCGCGCGAGTACATTCCGTCGGTGGACGCCGGCGCGCAGGACGCCATGCAGTACGGCGTGCTGGCCGGCTACCCCTTGGTGAACTTGAAGGTCACGCTGCTCGACGGTGCTTTCCACGAGGTCGACTCGTCGGAAATGGCGTTCAAGATCGCCGGTTCGCAGGTGTTGAAGAAGGCTGCGCAGCAAGCGCAGCCGGTCATCCTGGAACCGATCATGGCCGTCGAGGTCACCACACCCGAGGACTACATGGGTGACGTGATCGGCGACCTGAACTCCCGCCGTGGCCAGATCCAGGCCATGGAGGAGCGGGCAGGTGCACGTGTCGTCAAGGCGCACGTGCCGCTGTCGGAGATGTTCGGCTACGTCGGCGACCTGCGGTCCAAGACTCAAGGCCGGGCGAACTACTCCATGGTGTTCGACTCGTACGCCGAAGTACCGGCGAATGTGTCGAAGGAAATCATCGCCAAGGCGACCGGCGAGTGA